The following DNA comes from Palaemon carinicauda isolate YSFRI2023 chromosome 22, ASM3689809v2, whole genome shotgun sequence.
tcgtcaaaacaaactttaacaactcgttaacgattgcttagagtcaaacaactatttaatatattttgccttacaaaaaacttcgacaaaaagaaatatatattatattattacaaaataattcaaaacaacaattataattttctacgcatctcacgttgcataatgttcataatatttcccttacaaaataaaagataaatgactgtttactggtctttataaatacactatcgtgatttcatcgtaagtcatgatacactcccagcaaacagaaacaatatttacagttataattgTCCCGCTTGAATGAGGGCTCTTCTCACCTCAGTAGCCGCCTGTGCTGTTTTCCTGCTCGGTCGGGTGCCTTTGTTATCAGTTTTCTCAGATATgacaacatcagtctcttgccataatTCCAAAGGATATAACTTGACAACAGGTCTCACCTTGTGGGGTTTTTAAAGTAACCATGCGGAAGACATCATCCGGTCCCACGTGTAATTTGACAATTTGACCGAATTTCCAACGACTTCTCGGTCCTCCATcgtgtatcaacacaacatctcccATTTTGGGCCAAGATTCGTGTCTGATTCCTACCCGATGAGTTTCTCTGAGAgaagttaaatattctctctccctcCTTTTCCACAGGTCATCACATTTTTTTGTAATGTACAAAAAACGCTTTCCAACGTCCTTATTTCCACCATACAGAGGGTCCTTAGTTTCATCTTTCCAATCTATGACTTCCCTAGGGAATGATCTCAATCTAcgtcctaaaatcaaatgattgggcgTCAGAATATCCAACTGGTTTAGATCTCTCGAAGTATAACTTAAGGGTCTGTCATTAATAATTGCTTCAAGTTCAGtcacaacacaggaaagttcactaaagctgagaaaggccggacctattactttctttagacatgttttcaaaagaccaatcaatctttcccatatagctccaaaccaaggtgctctggctGGTATGAACTTTCATTTACATTCGATAGCATTCAGATGTTCTTGTACTAAGGAACTTTCTgccatgtttttcaaataaactgaagTCGATACAAAAGTAGTAGCATTGTCACTTAGCATTAAAGAAGGAAATCCCTGACGGCTACAAAACTTTCGGAACACCATAAGAAACGAATCGCAGGACAGATCTTTTACTAATTTGATATGGATTCCTGTAGTAACTGGACAAGTAAACAACACAATATAGGCTTCTTCAGGATTTTGCTGTTTCTCCTTGGTTAACAACGCTCCTGTGTAATCTACCCCCGTAACACTAAAGGGTTGTTTTCTCTGCACCCGAAATTCTAGCAATGGTGGAGCAATATTTACACGGTAGGGTCTCCCTTGTGTTTTCTTACAGATTATACAATGATGAATTACACTTTTGTATAATTGGCGAAGCTGTGGGACCCAATATTCCTGTCTCACACTTGCCACGGTTGCATTTACTCCCATGTGAGCTTGTAAACAGTGATGCTCCCTTACTATCAATTTTGTGAGAAAACAACTTTTCGGCAGtaag
Coding sequences within:
- the LOC137615914 gene encoding uncharacterized protein; this encodes MGVNATVASVRQEYWVPQLRQLYKSVIHHCIICKKTQGRPYRVNIAPPLLEFRVQRKQPFSVTGVDYTGALLTKEKQQNPEEAYIVLFTCPVTTGIHIKLKVIGPAFLSFSELSCVVTELEAIINDRPLSYTSRDLNQLDILTPNHLILGRRLRSFPREVIDWKDETKDPLYGGNKDVGKRFLYITKKCDDLWKRREREYLTSLRETHRVGIRHESWPKMGDVVLIHDGGPRSRWKFGQIVKLHVGPDDVFRMVTLKTPQGETCCQVISFGIMARD